Proteins found in one Cellulomonas palmilytica genomic segment:
- a CDS encoding PHP domain-containing protein has protein sequence MRIDLHAHSSASDGTQSPAELVAAAARAGLDVLALTDHDTTVGWAPAALAAAEHGVALVRGTEVSARWRGVSVHLLSYLQDPTHPALVAELEATRHARLTRAERMVDLLAADVPITWDDVLAQAGDAVTVGRPHVADALVANGVVPDRDAAFAHLLRADGPYHVPHYAPAAADAVRAIVAAGGVAVFAHPGADARGRIVPDETFDELAAAGLAGLEVDHRDHSPAQRERLRAIADRLGLLVTGGSDYHGAGKVNALGENLTRPEILAVIEERGTSDVVR, from the coding sequence GTGCGCATCGACCTGCACGCCCACTCGTCGGCGTCCGACGGCACGCAGAGCCCCGCCGAGCTCGTCGCGGCCGCCGCGCGCGCCGGGCTCGACGTCCTCGCCCTCACCGACCACGACACGACCGTCGGCTGGGCGCCCGCGGCGCTCGCGGCGGCCGAGCACGGCGTCGCGCTCGTGCGCGGCACCGAGGTGTCCGCCCGGTGGCGCGGCGTGAGCGTCCACCTGCTGTCCTACCTGCAGGACCCGACGCACCCCGCGCTCGTCGCCGAGCTCGAGGCCACACGCCACGCGCGGCTCACGCGCGCGGAGCGCATGGTCGACCTGCTCGCCGCGGACGTGCCGATCACGTGGGACGACGTGCTCGCGCAGGCCGGTGACGCCGTGACCGTCGGCCGGCCGCACGTCGCCGACGCGCTCGTCGCGAACGGCGTCGTGCCCGACCGGGACGCCGCGTTCGCGCACCTGCTGCGCGCCGACGGCCCGTACCACGTGCCGCACTACGCGCCCGCGGCCGCCGACGCGGTGCGCGCGATCGTCGCCGCCGGGGGAGTCGCGGTGTTCGCGCACCCCGGGGCCGACGCGCGCGGGCGCATCGTGCCCGACGAGACGTTCGACGAGCTCGCCGCCGCCGGTCTGGCCGGGCTTGAGGTCGACCACCGCGACCACTCACCCGCGCAGCGCGAGCGGCTGCGCGCGATCGCCGACCGGCTCGGGCTGCTCGTCACCGGGGGCAGCGACTACCACGGTGCGGGGAAGGTCAACGCGCTGGGGGAGAATCTGACCCGGCCGGAGATCCTGGCCGTGATCGAGGAACGAGGCACGAGTGATGTGGTCCGGTGA
- a CDS encoding UrvD/REP family ATP-dependent DNA helicase: protein MHAVTTPAPVLRRPALADAPVQGPGSPVVLDDAQASAVAWAAGAGSDEPALLVLGAPGTGKTTVALEAAVAAVRAGLAPEHLLVLSATRRGASDLRDRLAARLPVTSSRPLVQTPAAAAFAVLRAQAVARGEVPPTLVSGPEQDLVLAELLAGHAAGEGLPVDWPERVRGEALGVRAFRDELRDLLMRAAERGLGPADLDALGRAHGRAEWCAAARVYSEYLDVLDLRAATPDAGPRLDPAVVVAEAARALASWERDVPGARPPAWRLVVVDDHQESTSATASLLGVVAARGARVLLTADPDAAVQTFRGAEPALVARATAPRPAGRADGAAVGAAHEAGGALGAARLVLPTVWRHGTHVRGVVERVTQRVGTLGAAVHRRAAPPEDAPRGHARVAILPSGAQEAAFVARELRRAHLEDGVAWERMAVVARAGAQVTALRRALASASVPVTVLGSDVPLRDEPAVRPLLDAMAVACGTAELDAVLAARLACSPLGGLDPVGLRRVRRALRAEELAGGGGRSSDALLVEVLDAPGRAGTLPPTVAAPVERLARVVEAGRVAAATPGADAQGVLWALWDAAGLAEPWRRAALAGGAAGERADRDLDAVVALFRAAETFVERMPRTPPEAFVDWLRAQDLPSDSLAPRARRAAVSVLTPAGAAGGEWDVVAVCGVQEGVWPDLRLRDSLLGAQALVDVVSGRAAGAQGAALSGRAAAQGAAAAQDARAAVLADELRSFAVAVSRARRVLVVTAVADSDHQPSPFVDLVEPPDGERDQRRTQVEPALDLRGLVAQLRATLEAAAAAGEQPDPGAVRALADLAARGVPGADPAEWHGLAEPSTDAPLYGPDEPVRVSPSKLETAHRCALRWALEAAGGTAATSNGQSLGTLVHAIAQEHPHGTRAELAAALDERWDSLGLGTGWPARAARAKADAMVERLAGYLQGAGDALLVEADFAARTDRALLRGSADRIERDLEHPDQVRVVDLKTGARPPAREEARVNPQLGAYQLAVDAGAFDLPEGTTSAGAQLVYLGTGKAGTVRDQPALGPEDDGPSWARVLVDEVAGTMAASAFTASANDLCNRCPVRRSCPVRPEGGQVVA, encoded by the coding sequence ATGCACGCCGTGACGACCCCCGCTCCCGTGCTGCGCCGGCCCGCGCTCGCCGACGCACCCGTGCAGGGGCCGGGGTCCCCGGTGGTCCTCGACGACGCGCAGGCGTCGGCCGTCGCGTGGGCCGCGGGCGCGGGGTCCGACGAGCCCGCGCTGCTCGTCCTCGGCGCACCCGGGACCGGCAAGACGACCGTCGCGCTCGAGGCCGCGGTGGCGGCCGTGCGCGCGGGGCTCGCTCCCGAGCACCTGCTCGTGCTGTCGGCGACCCGGCGCGGCGCGTCCGACCTGCGCGACCGGCTCGCGGCACGGCTGCCCGTGACGTCCAGCCGCCCGCTCGTCCAGACGCCCGCCGCGGCGGCGTTCGCCGTGCTGCGCGCGCAGGCCGTCGCGCGCGGCGAGGTGCCGCCCACGCTCGTGTCCGGCCCCGAGCAGGACCTCGTGCTCGCCGAGCTGCTCGCGGGTCACGCCGCGGGCGAAGGCCTGCCCGTGGACTGGCCCGAGCGCGTGCGGGGCGAGGCGCTCGGCGTGCGTGCGTTCCGCGACGAGCTGCGTGACCTGCTCATGCGCGCCGCGGAGCGGGGGCTCGGCCCGGCCGACCTCGACGCGCTGGGCCGCGCCCACGGGCGCGCCGAGTGGTGCGCCGCCGCGCGCGTGTACAGCGAGTACCTCGACGTCCTCGACCTGCGGGCCGCGACGCCCGACGCCGGTCCGCGGCTCGACCCGGCCGTCGTCGTCGCCGAGGCGGCGCGTGCGCTCGCGTCGTGGGAGCGGGACGTGCCAGGGGCGCGCCCGCCCGCGTGGCGGCTCGTCGTGGTCGACGACCACCAGGAGAGCACCTCGGCGACGGCCTCCTTGCTGGGCGTGGTCGCGGCGCGCGGCGCGCGCGTGCTGCTCACCGCCGATCCCGACGCGGCCGTGCAGACGTTCCGCGGTGCCGAGCCCGCGCTCGTCGCGCGCGCGACCGCGCCCCGCCCCGCGGGCCGGGCGGACGGTGCGGCGGTCGGTGCGGCGCACGAGGCCGGCGGGGCCCTCGGAGCGGCCCGCCTGGTGCTGCCGACCGTGTGGCGGCACGGAACGCACGTGCGCGGCGTCGTCGAGCGCGTCACGCAGCGGGTCGGGACCCTCGGCGCGGCGGTGCACCGGCGCGCGGCGCCCCCCGAGGATGCGCCGCGGGGGCACGCGCGCGTCGCGATCCTCCCGAGCGGGGCGCAGGAGGCCGCGTTCGTCGCACGCGAGCTGCGCCGCGCGCACCTCGAGGACGGCGTGGCGTGGGAGCGCATGGCGGTCGTGGCACGCGCCGGTGCGCAGGTCACCGCGCTGCGCCGCGCGCTCGCGAGCGCGTCGGTGCCCGTCACGGTGCTGGGCAGCGACGTCCCGTTGCGCGACGAGCCCGCGGTTCGCCCGCTGCTCGACGCGATGGCGGTCGCGTGCGGCACCGCCGAGCTCGACGCGGTGCTCGCCGCGCGCCTCGCCTGCTCGCCGCTGGGCGGCCTCGACCCCGTGGGACTGCGCCGCGTGCGACGCGCGCTGCGGGCCGAGGAGCTCGCGGGCGGCGGCGGACGCTCGAGCGACGCGCTGCTCGTCGAGGTGCTCGACGCGCCCGGCCGGGCCGGGACGCTGCCGCCCACCGTCGCGGCACCGGTCGAGCGGCTCGCGCGTGTCGTCGAGGCCGGCCGCGTGGCCGCCGCGACACCGGGTGCCGACGCCCAGGGCGTGCTGTGGGCGCTGTGGGACGCCGCGGGGCTCGCCGAGCCGTGGCGCCGTGCCGCGCTCGCGGGAGGTGCCGCGGGCGAGCGCGCGGACCGCGACCTCGACGCGGTGGTCGCGCTGTTCCGCGCCGCGGAGACGTTCGTCGAGCGCATGCCGCGCACGCCGCCCGAGGCGTTCGTCGACTGGCTGCGCGCGCAGGACCTGCCGTCCGACTCGCTCGCGCCGCGCGCCCGGCGGGCCGCGGTGTCCGTCCTCACGCCCGCTGGCGCGGCCGGCGGCGAGTGGGACGTGGTCGCCGTCTGCGGCGTCCAGGAGGGCGTGTGGCCCGACCTGCGGCTGCGCGACTCGCTGCTCGGCGCGCAGGCGCTCGTCGACGTCGTGTCCGGCCGTGCTGCGGGCGCGCAGGGTGCCGCCTTGTCCGGGCGTGCTGCTGCGCAGGGTGCCGCCGCGGCGCAGGACGCACGCGCCGCGGTGCTGGCCGACGAGCTGCGCTCGTTCGCGGTCGCGGTGTCGCGCGCACGCCGCGTGCTCGTCGTGACCGCGGTCGCGGACTCCGACCACCAGCCGTCGCCGTTCGTCGACCTCGTCGAGCCGCCAGACGGCGAGCGGGACCAGCGGCGCACGCAGGTCGAGCCCGCGCTCGACCTGCGCGGGCTCGTCGCGCAGCTGCGCGCGACGCTCGAGGCCGCCGCCGCGGCGGGCGAGCAGCCGGACCCGGGCGCGGTGCGCGCGCTCGCGGACCTCGCAGCGCGCGGCGTGCCGGGAGCGGACCCGGCCGAGTGGCACGGGCTCGCGGAGCCGAGCACCGATGCGCCGCTGTACGGGCCGGACGAGCCCGTGCGCGTCTCGCCGTCGAAGCTCGAGACCGCGCACCGGTGCGCGCTGCGCTGGGCGCTCGAGGCCGCGGGCGGGACCGCCGCCACGAGCAACGGGCAGTCGCTCGGCACGCTCGTGCACGCGATCGCGCAGGAGCACCCGCACGGCACGCGTGCCGAGCTCGCGGCCGCGCTCGACGAGCGCTGGGACTCCCTCGGTCTGGGCACCGGCTGGCCCGCGCGCGCCGCGCGCGCCAAGGCCGACGCGATGGTCGAGCGCCTCGCGGGCTACCTCCAGGGCGCGGGCGACGCGCTGCTCGTGGAGGCCGACTTCGCGGCCCGCACCGACCGTGCGCTGCTGCGCGGCTCGGCCGACCGCATCGAGCGCGACCTCGAGCACCCGGACCAGGTGCGCGTCGTGGACCTCAAGACCGGCGCCCGCCCGCCTGCGCGTGAGGAGGCGCGCGTCAACCCGCAGCTCGGCGCGTACCAGCTCGCCGTCGACGCGGGCGCGTTCGACCTGCCCGAGGGGACGACGAGCGCGGGCGCGCAGCTCGTCTACCTCGGCACGGGCAAGGCCGGCACGGTGCGCGACCAGCCCGCGCTCGGACCCGAGGACGACGGGCCCTCGTGGGCGCGCGTGCTCGTCGACGAGGTCGCCGGGACGATGGCGGCGTCCGCGTTCACGGCGTCCGCGAACGACCTGTGCAACCGCTGCCCGGTGCGCCGCTCGTGCCCCGTGCGACCCGAGGGCGGGCAGGTGGTGGCATGA
- a CDS encoding ferritin-like fold-containing protein, with product MSNAAPTPSPSASSPSTADALELLGLVAQLEHTAFVRLAGDCAIAPDVEQRLALSRFAAAAVERRDRVLARVAELGADPAATMRQFDDVLTEFDERTQPSSWWERLLKAYVGYGVADDFCRIAAQGLDERSRAVVLEVLDDASHAELAVAELDAAGSRDGVLSSRLALWGRRLVGEALGTVQRLIAQRPALERLVTAAAAEPAEAGDATADGGNAPAAGTATPNAPAKVFGELTAQHTRRMSRLGLTA from the coding sequence ATGAGCAACGCCGCGCCGACCCCCTCGCCCTCGGCCTCGTCGCCGTCGACGGCGGACGCCCTCGAGCTCCTGGGCCTGGTCGCCCAGCTCGAGCACACCGCGTTCGTCCGGCTCGCGGGCGACTGCGCGATCGCGCCCGACGTCGAGCAGCGGCTCGCGCTCTCGCGGTTCGCCGCGGCGGCCGTCGAGCGTCGCGACCGTGTCCTCGCACGCGTCGCGGAGCTGGGCGCGGACCCGGCCGCGACCATGCGCCAGTTCGACGACGTGCTCACCGAGTTCGACGAGCGCACGCAGCCGAGCTCCTGGTGGGAGCGGCTGCTCAAGGCGTACGTCGGCTACGGCGTCGCGGACGACTTCTGCCGGATCGCCGCGCAGGGGCTCGACGAGCGCTCGCGCGCGGTCGTGCTCGAGGTGCTCGACGACGCGTCGCACGCCGAGCTCGCGGTCGCCGAGCTCGACGCCGCGGGGTCGCGCGACGGCGTGCTGTCCTCGCGGCTCGCGCTGTGGGGCCGCCGGCTCGTGGGGGAGGCGCTCGGCACGGTCCAGCGGCTCATCGCGCAGCGTCCGGCCCTGGAGCGGCTCGTGACTGCCGCGGCCGCCGAGCCCGCCGAAGCCGGGGACGCGACCGCCGACGGCGGCAACGCGCCGGCTGCGGGCACGGCGACGCCCAACGCGCCCGCGAAGGTGTTCGGCGAGCTCACCGCGCAGCACACGCGCCGCATGAGCCGCCTGGGCCTGACCGCCTGA
- a CDS encoding MarC family protein gives MTDVFDPRLFASVFITLFVIMDPPGTVPIFLGLTGAMTRKQRNKAAWQAVAVALGVIVSFAIFGQSILSYMHISLAALQASGGLLLLLIAMELLTGKMEEQQASPNAKVNVALVPLGTPLLAGPGAIVATMVFVKQADGTVGDWTAIALAVVAVHVSLYLAMRFANVIHRVLKDSGTILVTRIAGLLLAAIAVQLIADAVVAFVQDAS, from the coding sequence GTGACCGACGTCTTCGACCCGCGCCTGTTCGCGTCGGTCTTCATCACGTTGTTCGTCATCATGGACCCGCCCGGGACCGTGCCGATCTTCCTCGGCCTCACGGGCGCCATGACCCGCAAGCAGCGCAACAAGGCCGCGTGGCAGGCCGTCGCCGTCGCGCTCGGCGTCATCGTGTCGTTCGCGATCTTCGGCCAGTCGATCCTGTCGTACATGCACATCTCGCTCGCGGCGCTGCAGGCGTCCGGCGGGCTCCTGCTGCTGCTCATCGCGATGGAGCTGCTCACCGGGAAGATGGAGGAGCAGCAGGCCTCACCGAACGCCAAGGTCAACGTCGCGCTCGTGCCGCTCGGCACGCCGCTGCTCGCCGGCCCCGGCGCGATCGTCGCGACCATGGTGTTCGTCAAGCAGGCCGACGGCACCGTCGGGGACTGGACAGCGATCGCGCTCGCGGTCGTCGCGGTGCACGTGTCCCTCTACCTCGCGATGCGGTTCGCGAACGTCATCCACCGCGTGCTCAAGGACTCCGGCACGATCCTCGTGACCCGCATCGCGGGTCTCCTGCTCGCCGCGATCGCGGTGCAGCTCATCGCGGACGCGGTGGTCGCGTTCGTGCAGGACGCGTCCTGA
- a CDS encoding DUF3152 domain-containing protein — MTSPRVLRTSDASAPARVPADAGRAVARRTRARAASVVLGALLAGAGTGWVVAGPGTTSVPEPVSQPAATLDALVRERPDAAARGGGGQRPYAPPTRAAVDPAPTSSPAASVAPSPTPTLPPGLTAADVEAGLLAADVPERASGELAVVAAAQRATADAADADVERVVRVRVEVEKGLPVDAEAFAAFVMTTLTDDRGWGGDGSLAFEVTDGKPDVRVVLASPDLVDEMCAPLQTAGQVSCGRYGHAALNFRRWVEAVEDYGDDRTAYRQYLVNHEVGHLLGQPHRPCTTAGAVAHVMQQQSYAVKPCLPNPWPFPEG; from the coding sequence GTGACGTCGCCCCGAGTGCTCCGGACGAGTGACGCGTCCGCGCCCGCACGCGTGCCGGCGGACGCCGGTCGCGCGGTCGCGCGGCGCACGCGCGCACGCGCCGCGTCGGTCGTCCTGGGCGCCCTCCTCGCGGGCGCGGGGACCGGGTGGGTGGTGGCGGGACCGGGGACGACGAGCGTGCCCGAGCCGGTCAGCCAGCCGGCCGCGACGCTCGACGCGCTGGTGCGCGAGCGCCCCGACGCGGCCGCGCGCGGCGGGGGCGGGCAGCGCCCGTACGCGCCGCCCACGCGCGCCGCGGTCGACCCGGCCCCGACGTCGAGCCCCGCTGCGAGCGTCGCCCCCAGCCCCACCCCGACCCTCCCGCCCGGCCTGACGGCGGCGGACGTCGAGGCCGGGCTGCTCGCGGCGGACGTGCCGGAGCGCGCGTCGGGCGAGCTCGCCGTCGTGGCCGCCGCGCAGCGCGCCACGGCGGACGCGGCCGACGCCGACGTCGAGCGGGTGGTGCGCGTGCGCGTCGAGGTCGAGAAGGGGCTGCCGGTCGACGCCGAGGCGTTCGCCGCGTTCGTCATGACGACGCTCACCGACGACCGCGGCTGGGGCGGTGACGGCTCGCTGGCGTTCGAGGTCACGGACGGGAAGCCGGACGTGCGCGTCGTGCTCGCGTCGCCCGACCTGGTCGACGAGATGTGCGCACCCCTGCAGACCGCGGGGCAGGTCTCGTGCGGGCGTTACGGCCACGCCGCGCTGAACTTCCGGCGCTGGGTCGAGGCCGTCGAGGACTACGGCGACGACCGCACGGCGTACCGGCAGTACCTGGTCAACCACGAGGTCGGCCACCTGCTCGGGCAGCCGCACCGCCCGTGCACGACCGCGGGCGCCGTGGCGCACGTGATGCAGCAGCAGTCGTACGCGGTCAAGCCCTGCCTGCCCAACCCCTGGCCGTTCCCGGAGGGCTGA
- a CDS encoding DEAD/DEAH box helicase — protein MTQTQTNLPADDLGAPDTTSEHASALAAPSTRPLVSTAASVQAVDASFADFEVRPEIVQALADAGITRPFPIQAMTLPVALSGHDIIGQAKTGTGKTLGFGVPLLNRIVAPGEEGYDALRAPGKPQALVVVPTRELAVQVAGDLATASARRAVRVVQVYGGRAYEPQIDALNKGVDVVVGTPGRMIDMLKQRHLDLSHVRTVVLDEADEMLDLGFLPDVETLLAATPASRHTMLFSATMPGPVVAMARRYMSQPTHIRAQDPDDDGSQTVKNIKQVVYRAHALDKVELLSRILQARGRGLTIVFARTKRTAAKVADELVERGFAAGALHGDLGQGAREQALRAFRHGKVDVLVATDVAARGIDVEDVTHVINYQCPEDEKTYLHRTGRTGRAGNKGTAVTFVDWDDMPRWGLIDKALGLGNPEPAETYSSSAHVYSDLDIPEGVKGRLPKDKQTREGLAAEAIEDLGETGKRTRQGASGGRDPRGGQGGARGRSDERPARDAGGDAGEGGRRRRRGGRGRGAGGEGGATEARPTEAGASQAPQSAPGAGVPGADEGGEPRARRSRNRRRTRGGRPAGESGATEASEPAGA, from the coding sequence GTGACCCAGACGCAGACGAACCTGCCCGCCGACGACCTCGGCGCCCCCGACACCACGAGCGAGCACGCCTCGGCCCTCGCCGCCCCCTCGACCCGCCCCCTGGTGAGCACGGCCGCGTCCGTGCAGGCCGTGGACGCCTCGTTCGCCGACTTCGAGGTCCGGCCCGAGATCGTCCAGGCGCTCGCCGACGCGGGCATCACGCGCCCGTTCCCGATCCAGGCCATGACGCTGCCCGTCGCGCTGTCGGGCCACGACATCATCGGCCAGGCCAAGACCGGTACCGGCAAGACGCTCGGCTTCGGTGTGCCGCTGCTCAACCGCATCGTCGCCCCCGGCGAGGAGGGCTACGACGCGCTGCGCGCGCCGGGCAAGCCCCAGGCGCTCGTCGTCGTCCCGACGCGTGAGCTCGCCGTGCAGGTCGCGGGCGACCTCGCGACCGCGTCCGCGCGCCGTGCGGTGCGGGTCGTGCAGGTCTACGGCGGCCGCGCGTACGAGCCGCAGATCGACGCGCTCAACAAGGGCGTCGACGTGGTCGTCGGCACGCCGGGCCGCATGATCGACATGCTCAAGCAGCGTCACCTGGACCTGTCGCACGTGCGCACGGTCGTGCTCGACGAGGCCGACGAGATGCTCGACCTGGGCTTCCTGCCGGACGTCGAGACGCTGCTCGCGGCCACGCCCGCGTCGCGCCACACCATGCTGTTCTCGGCGACCATGCCCGGGCCGGTCGTCGCGATGGCCCGCCGCTACATGTCGCAGCCGACGCACATCCGCGCGCAGGACCCCGACGACGACGGCAGCCAGACCGTCAAGAACATCAAGCAGGTCGTCTACCGCGCGCACGCGCTGGACAAGGTCGAGCTGCTCTCGCGCATCCTGCAGGCGCGCGGCCGCGGCCTGACGATCGTGTTCGCGCGCACCAAGCGCACGGCCGCGAAGGTCGCCGACGAGCTCGTCGAGCGCGGGTTCGCGGCGGGCGCGCTGCACGGCGACCTGGGCCAGGGCGCACGCGAGCAGGCGCTGCGCGCGTTCCGCCACGGCAAGGTCGACGTGCTCGTCGCGACGGACGTCGCGGCGCGCGGCATCGACGTCGAGGACGTCACGCACGTCATCAACTACCAGTGCCCCGAGGACGAGAAGACGTACCTGCACCGCACGGGCCGCACCGGCCGCGCGGGCAACAAGGGCACGGCCGTGACGTTCGTCGACTGGGACGACATGCCGCGCTGGGGCCTGATCGACAAGGCGCTCGGCCTGGGCAACCCCGAGCCGGCGGAGACGTACTCGAGCTCGGCGCACGTGTACTCCGACCTCGACATCCCCGAGGGCGTCAAGGGTCGCCTGCCCAAGGACAAGCAGACGCGCGAGGGTCTCGCCGCCGAGGCGATCGAGGACCTGGGCGAGACCGGCAAGCGCACGCGCCAGGGTGCGTCGGGCGGGCGTGACCCGCGCGGCGGCCAGGGCGGCGCGCGCGGCCGGTCCGACGAGCGTCCGGCCCGTGACGCCGGCGGTGACGCGGGCGAGGGCGGTCGTCGCCGTCGTCGTGGCGGCCGTGGCCGGGGCGCCGGTGGCGAGGGCGGCGCGACGGAGGCGCGGCCCACCGAGGCCGGCGCGAGCCAGGCTCCGCAGTCCGCTCCCGGCGCGGGCGTGCCGGGAGCCGACGAGGGCGGCGAGCCCCGCGCGCGACGGTCGCGCAACCGCCGTCGCACGCGCGGCGGGCGCCCCGCGGGCGAGTCCGGCGCGACCGAGGCGAGCGAGCCCGCCGGCGCCTGA
- a CDS encoding DUF3107 domain-containing protein: protein MEITIGVQNVAREIVLESDQTSDEVSAAVAAALAGKPALELTDSKGRRVIVPTATLAYVEVGVEAKPRVGFGSI from the coding sequence GTGGAGATCACGATCGGCGTGCAGAACGTGGCGCGGGAGATCGTCCTGGAGAGCGACCAGACCTCCGACGAGGTGTCGGCCGCCGTCGCGGCAGCGCTCGCCGGCAAGCCCGCGCTCGAGCTCACGGACAGCAAGGGCCGCCGGGTGATCGTGCCGACGGCGACGCTCGCGTACGTCGAGGTCGGCGTCGAGGCCAAGCCGCGCGTGGGCTTCGGCTCGATCTGA
- a CDS encoding aminopeptidase P family protein, which translates to MSDDTAAPDATTSAPTAAGPGDPGWQEGQPLEERGANRSQRPGSATFLEFVTSGWAPRPASEVTRSPAADFTAARRSALSGKFPGRRLVVPAGTFKVRSNDTDYRFRPHSAFAHLTGLGVEQEPDAVLVLHPVDDGTGDDGSGHHAVLYLRPLAGRDTTEFFSDSRYGEFWVGARPTLEDMETLTGITTAHLDDLRDALAKDVGEGGVQVLVVPEVDPAVEAVVEEIRRQEAERTAQQEERDEHLVEALSELRLVKDAYEVEQMRLAVATTIEGFEKVVRALPAAQEHARGERVVEGTFVGHARQEGNAVGYETIAAAGEHATTLHWIDNDGQVRAGELLLLDAGVEVDSLYTADLTRTIPVDGTYTEVQRRVYQAVLDAADAAFAAAVPGARFRDVHAAAMEVIAARLEEWGLLPVTAEESLHADNQHHRRWMVHGTSHHLGIDVHDCAQARAELYLDGVLEPGMVFTIEPGLYFKSDDLLIPAEYRGIGVRIEDDVLITVDGNENLSAALPRDPDAVEAWMAGLLGR; encoded by the coding sequence ATGAGCGACGACACCGCAGCCCCCGACGCCACGACGAGCGCTCCCACGGCTGCCGGTCCCGGCGACCCGGGCTGGCAGGAGGGGCAGCCGCTCGAGGAGCGCGGCGCGAACCGTTCGCAGCGCCCCGGGTCGGCGACGTTCCTGGAGTTCGTGACGTCCGGCTGGGCCCCGCGCCCGGCGTCCGAGGTGACGCGCAGCCCCGCGGCGGACTTCACGGCCGCGCGGCGCAGCGCGCTGTCGGGCAAGTTCCCGGGCCGTCGGCTCGTCGTGCCCGCGGGCACGTTCAAGGTGCGCTCGAACGACACGGACTACCGGTTCCGCCCGCACTCCGCGTTCGCGCACCTCACGGGGCTGGGCGTCGAGCAGGAGCCCGACGCGGTGCTCGTCCTGCACCCCGTGGACGACGGCACGGGCGACGACGGAAGCGGCCACCACGCGGTGCTGTACCTGCGGCCGCTCGCGGGCCGGGACACCACCGAGTTCTTCTCGGACTCGCGCTACGGCGAGTTCTGGGTGGGTGCGCGCCCGACGCTCGAGGACATGGAGACGCTCACGGGCATCACCACCGCGCACCTCGACGACCTGCGCGACGCGCTCGCGAAGGACGTCGGCGAGGGCGGCGTGCAGGTGCTCGTCGTGCCGGAGGTCGACCCCGCGGTCGAGGCCGTGGTGGAGGAGATCCGCCGGCAGGAGGCCGAGCGCACGGCGCAGCAGGAGGAGCGCGACGAGCACCTCGTCGAGGCGCTGTCCGAGCTGCGGCTCGTGAAGGACGCGTACGAGGTCGAGCAGATGCGGCTCGCGGTCGCGACGACGATCGAGGGCTTCGAGAAGGTCGTGCGCGCACTGCCCGCGGCCCAGGAGCACGCGCGCGGCGAGCGCGTCGTCGAGGGCACGTTCGTCGGCCACGCACGCCAGGAGGGCAACGCGGTCGGCTACGAGACGATCGCCGCGGCCGGCGAGCACGCGACGACGCTGCACTGGATCGACAACGACGGCCAGGTCCGCGCGGGCGAGCTGCTGCTGCTCGACGCGGGTGTCGAGGTCGACTCGCTGTACACCGCGGACCTCACGCGCACGATCCCGGTGGACGGCACGTACACCGAGGTCCAGCGCCGCGTGTACCAGGCGGTGCTGGACGCGGCCGACGCCGCGTTCGCCGCGGCCGTGCCGGGCGCGCGGTTCCGGGACGTGCACGCTGCGGCGATGGAGGTCATCGCGGCGCGCCTCGAGGAGTGGGGCCTGCTGCCGGTGACGGCCGAGGAGTCCTTGCACGCGGACAACCAGCACCACCGCCGCTGGATGGTGCACGGCACGAGCCACCACCTCGGCATCGACGTGCACGACTGCGCGCAGGCGCGCGCCGAGCTCTACCTCGACGGCGTGCTCGAGCCGGGCATGGTGTTCACGATCGAGCCGGGCCTGTACTTCAAGTCCGACGACCTGCTGATCCCGGCCGAGTACCGGGGCATCGGCGTGCGCATCGAGGACGACGTGCTCATCACCGTCGACGGCAACGAGAACCTCTCGGCGGCACTGCCGCGCGACCCCGACGCCGTCGAGGCGTGGATGGCGGGGCTGCTCGGGCGCTGA
- a CDS encoding TetR/AcrR family transcriptional regulator gives MAEPESELTPRPRTVRMSGGERRAQVLEIAQELFASEGFHHVSMDDIADRALVSKPVLYRHFPSKLDLYLAVVDRCGADLIAAVERAVAPIEQGPVHRGDGQAVIAAIVRAYMTFVEVAGESSGLLFESDVTRDADVRKRVEHASSVAAARCAAVLEPVTGLPPADCEVIAVSLISLAQGAATHRLRGTDPLASEHAADLVTRLAWAGVQGLVRADFSYDE, from the coding sequence ATGGCCGAGCCCGAGAGCGAGCTGACGCCTCGTCCCCGCACCGTCCGGATGTCGGGGGGCGAGCGGCGTGCGCAGGTGCTCGAGATCGCGCAGGAGCTCTTCGCGAGCGAGGGTTTCCACCACGTCTCGATGGACGACATCGCGGACCGCGCCCTGGTGAGCAAGCCGGTGCTGTACCGCCACTTCCCCTCGAAGCTCGACCTGTACCTCGCGGTCGTGGACCGCTGCGGCGCGGACCTCATCGCGGCGGTCGAGCGGGCCGTCGCGCCCATCGAGCAGGGTCCCGTGCACCGCGGCGACGGGCAGGCCGTGATCGCGGCGATCGTCCGCGCGTACATGACGTTCGTCGAGGTCGCGGGCGAGTCGTCCGGCCTGCTGTTCGAGTCCGACGTGACGCGCGACGCGGACGTGCGCAAGCGCGTCGAGCACGCGTCGTCGGTCGCGGCGGCGCGGTGCGCGGCCGTGCTCGAGCCCGTCACGGGCCTGCCGCCCGCGGACTGCGAGGTGATCGCGGTGTCGCTCATCTCGCTCGCGCAGGGCGCCGCGACGCACCGGCTGCGGGGCACGGACCCGCTCGCGTCCGAGCACGCGGCCGACCTGGTGACGCGCCTCGCGTGGGCGGGCGTGCAAGGCCTCGTGCGCGCGGACTTCTCGTACGACGAGTAG